In Rosa chinensis cultivar Old Blush chromosome 1, RchiOBHm-V2, whole genome shotgun sequence, a genomic segment contains:
- the LOC112199695 gene encoding uncharacterized protein LOC112199695, with translation MPVADMLVDAVAGHELLSFMDGKIQPFSPLLRLQGQNEFVWEPKHQEAFDSIKAYLASPPVLIPPRAGIPLKLYISAAEASIGSLLAQDDEGGIEHAIFYLSRTLTDCETRYTPMEKLCLTLYFSACKLRHYLLSFTTCIIAQTDLVIYMLSRPILRGCIGKWVLALSEFSLQYVPQKAVKGQAIADFHAHHPTLEIPALKELEIASTTTARPDLARIPEYAAEYEALIIGLEVLLEMGVKDVQICGDSQLVINQLQEKYRCASWLLVPYLNRTIELLDQFDNVDLEHIPRQRNFAANELAQLATGITLKYGVRERILKVERRILPSWLARPDPPDDPVVAVLEHIDVDWRIPLIEYLKQPDPRADRKIHFLALNYFLRGDELRRRGEDGIDFWFGIPEVLVSDLGAAFMGGPVAELVNDFGIQFIHSTPYYAQSNGQAEASNRTIITLLKKMLVENPRQWHDTLYETLWAYRTSKRNPIATTPYALMFGHDAVLPLEINVHSLRVQEQHHLIGEDYVQAMWQEREDLSGQRLAALDNLVMDKRRIARAYDKRTRGRSYKEGYLVWKAVLPLGEKLTGRGKWTTRWEGPFVIHRILERGAFHLKDVDGDIHHNPINSRFLKKYYPSVWEFEDPPDQSLAQAGGQT, from the exons atgccggtcgcggatatgttggtggATGCTGTGGCAGGACATGAGTTgttatccttcatggatg GTAAAATCCAACCTTTCTCGCCGTTGCTGAGGTTACAAGGGCAgaatgagtttgtgtgggagcctaaacatcaagaggctttcgataGTATCAAGGCCTACTTGGCAAGTCCGCCAGTCCTGATTCCACCCAGAGCTGGGATCCCATTGAAGCTATACATTTCCGCAGCTGAGGCCTCCATTGGCAGCTTGCTCGCTCAGGATGATGAGGGAGGTATCGAGCATGCTATATTTTACCTTAGCCGGACATTAACAGATTGCGAGACGAGGTACACCCCTATGGAGAAGCTGTGCCTAACTCTGTATTTTTCAGCGTGCAAGTTGCGGCACTACTTGTTATCCTTTACCAcctgcatcatcgctcaaactGATTTGGTCATATACATGTTGTCACGACCTATCTTGAGAGGttgcattggcaaatgggtattggcTCTCTCAGAATTTTCGCTCCAATATGTACCTCAGAAAGCTGTCAAGGGGCAGGCCATCGCGGATTTTCACGCACATCATCCTACGTTAGAGATACCCGCACTAAAGGAATTAGAGATAGCGTCCACCACTACGGCTCGACCAGATTTGGCGCGCATCCCTGAGTACGCG GCCGAATATGAAGCTCTTATTATTGGACTCGAGGTCTTATTGGAAATGGGCGTAAAGGACGTTCAGATTTGCGGCGACTCTCAGCTCGTTATAAACCAGCTCCAGGAAAAGTATCGTTGTGCAAGTTGGTTACTTGTACCATATCTGAATCGCACCATCGAGCTTCTGGACCAATTTGACAACGTCGATCTGGAGCATATACCCCGCCAGCGCAACTTCGCAGCTAATGAGCTCGCTCAGCTGGCCACAGGCATCACATTAAAGTATGGAGTGCGGGAACGCATTTTGAAAGTTGAGCGTCGCATATTACCTTCATGGCTTGCACGACCTGATCCACCAGATGATCCCGTGGTCGCGGTGCTAGAACATATCGATGTGGATTGGCGAATCCCGCTGATTGAGTACCTCAAACAACCGGACCCAAGAGCTGACAGGAAGATTCATTTTCTCGCGCTAAATTACTTCCTTAGAGGTGATGAGTTGCGGCGACGTGGGGAGGATGGTATAGATTTTTG gtttggtatccccgAGGTGCTAGTTTCGGACCTgggggcagcgttcatgggaggCCCTGTCGCGGAGCTTGTCAATGATTTTGGCATCCAATTCATCCACAGCACTCCGTATTACGCTCAATCTAATGGTCAAGCGGAGGCTAGCAACAGGACAATCATTACCTTACTGAAGAAGATGCTGGTAGAGAACCCTCGACAATGGCACGATACTTTGTACGAGACACtttgggcctatcgcacttctaaacggAATCCCATCGCGACAACGCCATACGCACTCATGTTTGGTCATGACGCTGTCTTACCGTTAGAAATTAACGTTCATTCCCTACGCGTGCAAGAGCAGCATCATTTGATCGGTGAAGATTACGTTCAGGCAATGTGGCAGGAACGCGAAGATTTAAGCGGGCAGCGCTTGGCGGCTTTGGACAATTTGGTAATGGACAAACGgcgtatcgcccgcgcctatgataagaggacgcGTGGTCGTAGTTACAAAGAAGGCTACCTCGTCTGGAAGGCTGTTTTACCCCTTGGCGAAAAGTTGACCGGCCGCGGTAAATGGACGACACGATGGGAAGGACCTTTTGTTATCCACCGGATCTTGGAGcgcggggcttttcacctcaaagacGTCGATGGCGACATCCATCACAACCCTATTAACAGCCGTttcttgaagaaatattaccctagtgtttgggagtttgAAGATCCTCCTGATCAATCTCTTGCCCAGGCTGGGGGGCAAACATaa